GCCAACTTGATCGACCCACCCTAGAGTGCACCTAATCAATCGAAGCTTAATCAAAAGCATGAAATTAGGGTCTAGTAACCGGGGTGCCTGTGGAGCCCTCTTTAAACATACttaatggcaaaaaaaaaaaatgcgactTTCAAAACCTAGATCGTGTATATCCCTACATCCCTACGAGGAAAATCGGTGCCTCGGAACTTGTGGTGCTTCCTGACATAGAAGGGCTCTAATAGATCCTATGTAGCATAATATATATTAGACCTTTTGACTCTGCCACATCACCTAAACTTAATCTGAAGACATCATACTTTATTAGCATCATCTTGACCAGCTACAAATCCCAGGTGCCCTTGGATTTTGTACGGGTCAGGTCAAGATAGATTCTTCGGTTTTTACACACAAGCGAATAAAGGTTCCCCCAACCTTTCTATTCCTAGTCGATAGTCATACAGCTGAAGCAAAGTCATATGCCGATGAAATCCAATGAAAGCGTCGCGTACGAACCACGCGCAGAAAGTCTACTGCTCGAACACATCGTGATCTCCAAAAACCAATGTTGACCCACGAACCAAAGTCAAGAGAAGATTCAAGATGCAGATACTATCCTGGTGAGGTGACGATTCGgggggcaaaagaaaaagggcttACAGAAACGAAACGAAACGAAACGAAACAGTGGTCCCCTTGAAATGCCCATTAGAGATGACGAACCGAATCCAATAGAACTTGAACGTTTATAGACAATTTGCTCATCGAAAATCAATCAGAACCTTCAAATTTCCATAAGACGATGAAAACTAACCCTTTTCCCCTCCGACGAACGAGGAGAGACGatccggagagagagagaatttggatGGAAACTCTCGATCAATCCGTCCTCCCCATCTGCTAATTGTTGTGGGTATTGCCGGAGGACGTGCTGTCGTAGCGGGAGcccaccatcatcatcacctTGAACTCCTCGAAGCTGATCatgccgtcgccgtcgctgtCGACGCCGCCGATCATTTTCCGGCACTCCGCCAGCGAGTTCTCCTCCCCGAGGCTCCGCATCACCTTGTGCAGCTCCTCCGCGGTGATGGACCCGTCCCCGTCAATGTCGTACACGGAGAACGCGTCCCGCAGGTTCTCCATCGCCTCGGCCGGGTCGACCCCCTTGGTGTTCAGCTCCACGAACTCGTCGAAGTCGATGAACCCGTCCCCGTCGGAGTCCACCTCCCGGACCATCTTGGCCAGCTCCTCCTCCGTCTCCGGGTGGCCCAGGCTGCTCATGATGGACCCCAGCTCCGACGCGGAGATCTTGCCGTCCCCGTTGGCGTCGAACTTCCGGAACACCTGCTCCAGCTCCTCGATCTGGGACCGGCGGCCCATCGACGAGGACCGCGACCCCAGCGGGGTGGCCGCCGCGGAGgcccccggcggcggcgacggggagGTGGGTTTCTTCCTACGGAACAGGGATCGGAGACCCATGATCGGAATCGAGGGAACGGAGGATCGGAATGGGGAATGCGGTATCGATcgatcgattttctttttgtgggggTTTCGTTGGGAGGGAATTGGTTTTGGGGAAAGTGAAAAACAGAATCCCGATCGGTAAGCCGGTGTTCGTTGGGAATTGGAGGGGGAATCGTGCGGTTTTGATACGAACTATTTTTGGAGGAGGAGGGAGCTGGGCATTGTTTTTCGGTTTCTCCTCTCTGTGTCTCTGCGCTTGTTTGTGCCGGTGATTGCACTTCCAGATCTCGGTTAGGAATTGTTGTGTTCGTTGTATAAAGTCCGTTTTAAACATGCCGAAATGGGAGTAGtagatccatttttttttaacacatcATGTAACATAATAAATGGctaataaatgatttttttttttttttttttgggggcaaaACCCAAAGAGTCTTGGTGAGTCTAACTTTACccttattaaaaatatcaagaCAACTTCATTtccctttattattattattattattattattattattattattattattatttaaatttttactCTCTCATCCCCAAAAGTTAGCCCAATAAGTAAGACTTTCCCTCGTATTTATAAATCGACAACCAATCAAATATGCTATCAAAGCCAAGGTTTGCCATCAAGTTTGGATCCAAACAAAGTTCTATGGGAGAGTTAAGGGTTGTTGTGTCTTCGACTCATGCTTGATATGTGAGGAGGAGATTGTTAAGATTGTTATATATTGATTGTTGAAAGGGTGGTTGGTTAGTTTATAAGTGTGAGGGAAAACCTTACCCCTTGAACTAACTTTTGGGGGTGAGAGAGGCTTCAAACCACTTAACAATATACAACCTAGATTCCCTAGTAGAAAGAATCCTCTCAAAGTGCTAGAGCTAATCAAGTCTAATATTCTCTTTGATAATATCACAAACCTCGTGGGAATATCAATATAAAatcttctagataaataatggGCCGAGTCTTCAATCACTTGGTAGGCCATCAGATTATCCATTCCTTCATCCTTTAACATGTCCCCCAAATGATGAATTTTTGGAAGAATTCAAATGGTTTTATTGGTGTGCATTTAATTGTCATAATTTTGCTATTCAGTTCTCAACAGCCAAAATGCCAAGTATTATCAACCAAACAATCAGAGATATTGTTGATTGTGGAAAGTACTACCATTTTGCAGAAATGATTTGTCAGTTTAAATCCTTAGGAGTATGGAAAGCTTTTTTCACAGAAGAGCTAAGCACATGTAGGGTGCGttttgggaaccacttttggggaaagcgctttaggaaaatgcaaagacctttgagttaaagatgttttccaaaatgtaattgtgtttggtaaattatactttaaaagtcaattttgaaataactttgggaaaaatagtgtttggaaaaacTACATTTACAAAGGTCTtggtgattaataaaaaaaataaaataactataaaaaataaaataaaagagttccCTGGAGAGAGGTAGGCGCCGTCGGCCCTCGGGCGCCCTCGGAGACGACCGGCAAGGGCCGCctaggtcgggcgacctcccggcgagggtcgcccgaggtcggacGACCCCCAGCAGCCCCTttcgcggaggtcgcgcgacctcgcggcgacccGAActggtcgcggaggtcgcgcaacctcgcgGCGACCGAtcagatctgggtcgcgcgacctccggcgactgGATCTAGGTCACGCcggtcgccgcgaggtcgcgcgacctccgacgATCTAGATCTGGGTCGCGCGGTCGCGCCCGGGCTGCGCAACCTCGCGGCGACCGGATTTGGGTCGCGCCCATTGCcgcgaggttgcgcgacctccgCAACCTGATCTGGTCGCGCCTAAGGTCGCGCAACCCAGAGCTGGGTCGCGGCGACGCGACTCGCGGGCTGTCGCTGGGACTCGCAAGCGGTCGCCGCGACTCGCCGGTGATGGTCGCCGCGACCTCGCCAACCTCAGCCAAGTCCATCGCCGGCCTCTCGAGCTCGTCCACGTCGCTGGAGAAGAAGTGAACAAGACACATGTGAACAAGTGACCTCCGGCCTTCCGAGAATCTTGAGCCCAAGGCGACCCTAGACctcgccttgggctttcaaacATTGCCAATGCCAACTTCCCCATAAGCCCCTTCGAAAATGGTTCCCAAACACCTCCACTTTGGCCCAAACATCTTTAGCTccccaaagccccttgaaaAGGGGTTCCCAAACGCAGTAGGCCAGATCCAAAGCTGCATACAACCATTTTCTATTAAAGGCCATGGGTGTTTAACAAACCATAAAACAATGTTTCTTGGTACTCGGCAGACATAGGAGTTTTGACCTATAAAGCTTTGCTAGGCTTTATAAACGCTTTCATGTTGTATTGGAGTCAATCCATGAGAGTACACGGAAATCCACTAAATCTCTAGTTAATGCTACTTTAGTAGAATTCAGAAAGGATAATTTGGATCAACTGTTATTATCATAGGACCCATGGGGTAGAACTCTCTCAAAgatccttttgattttgaactgTCATTAAGTCTAGGAAAACACACGTATCTCTTAGTGTGTAAGATTCTACAATGAACTTAGACCCAACGGATATTCCATTATGATCTAGAGATGTCTCGCCGAGTTCTTATTGGATTTTTGCGACCTACAGAGAAaagtataaaagaaaaacaaaaaaagatgaGAGTGAGAAGCTACTATACGCTATTCAGAAAAAGACAATATGATTAATGATGTTTGAATGAGTCACAATGTCATAAATGATTTTGGATGAGTCACGTTGATGACTCATATAGTAATAAAATGTCACATGATGACTTACGTGTTATTAATATTTTAGGATGAGTCATGATGATGAGTCATGATGTAATTAatgttttaagatttttttttttggccagtccaattctattcctactctacacttactctcagacttttgcccgcTTCGTACATGGCGTGGAAATCAAAACCCATTATTGAAACTTACGCATCCCCACCTCATTCCCACCTATCCTCTAGAAGAGGGggatttgaacccttcaccCTCCTTTCCATATTGGAAGGGTGGCTACTGGaacgaatcccagtggttatgTTTTAAGATAACTCATGATCTTATCCTAGGTGTCTTAGTATGTTTTTATGAGGCATTAATATTAGATTAAGATACAACCTTGAAcgtttggaatattttttaagCCGTTTCCCTTCCCTTTATTTCCCTATGTGGTACTCTACccccaactctctctctctctctctcaattggcCTCTCGACAGTCGAGCAAGTCGAGTAATTTGGCGACCGGCCGACCTCAGTCCGGACAAGGTCCGAGGTGGTAATCGTCGTCAACCCTCTAATGGGTAAAATGGAAACGGTCGCGGCCGTCCTCCGAGTGAAGAGGCTAGACGTGCGACCAGCAGAGGAAGGAGGGGCGTGGAGACTGGTGGGCACGTCCGGCGAGGATGAGCACGAGATACGGCGACGGGAACGAGACGGTAGCAGAGTGATACGAATTTTTAATTGGGAACCACAATTCTGTCCCATGTGCACTGGTGacgggtatttttttttttcttttcctctttttgataTGCtgcaaaatcatgaaaaagaaaaaaatgataagaacTTTTGACACGCCTAAGCGTCCATTACTCAAACGACAAGATGTACCAAATGACGTGGAAAAAAGCAACTGCGTCTCTGATCATTTCAGGAAAATTTGTGGTGTatctcaaaaatgttttccagaaaaataataacattatcCGGTATTTGATTGAAACTTGAATATTTTCCTCTATGGTgcatctaaaatattttctgtcatttgaTATGGCAAattcgatttgattttcctaaatgcattcatttcttttactttttattttatttttattttttaatcgaatttttaatctttttttttttttttattttttccttttatttttttcctcctcgTTCTTCTTCGATTGTTCGATCGTTCAATCGTCGGTGACAATAACTAACTAAAGGCGAGCTTCAACTCGCTAGCCTTAGGCCTCAAGCTAAAGGCATGTGCTCACCAATCTGCGAGTGGTCGCCTCAGCTTTACTCGAGACCAATGAGCTAGATGGTTGCCCATGATCGGTTGTTGGTCATCGCCATGGTTGGTGATCGcctagaaagaaaagaaaaaaaaaaggaaagaagaagaaaataataaaaaatttgatttttttttttttttttttttgtaaagaggGGGGCTAgtaaggccccgtttgtttgcgtttcttttttgtttttaaacagtttttctgttttttgttctcaaacaaaaggaacaaaacgcatttgggtgcgtttctgttcctttttgttcttttgttcccggaacaaaaagaaacagaaacaagaaacacaaattttgtgtttcttgtttctaacacaaatgagaaacacttttttctttttctttttctcttattttcttgttctttttcttttggctctggtcgccg
The nucleotide sequence above comes from Eucalyptus grandis isolate ANBG69807.140 chromosome 2, ASM1654582v1, whole genome shotgun sequence. Encoded proteins:
- the LOC120290301 gene encoding probable calcium-binding protein CML25, whose amino-acid sequence is MGLRSLFRRKKPTSPSPPPGASAAATPLGSRSSSMGRRSQIEELEQVFRKFDANGDGKISASELGSIMSSLGHPETEEELAKMVREVDSDGDGFIDFDEFVELNTKGVDPAEAMENLRDAFSVYDIDGDGSITAEELHKVMRSLGEENSLAECRKMIGGVDSDGDGMISFEEFKVMMMVGSRYDSTSSGNTHNN